The Setaria viridis chromosome 2, Setaria_viridis_v4.0, whole genome shotgun sequence DNA window TGGATTGTAGGAGAGACTCGTAACTGCTCAGCTTGAATGCATAGGATTCTATCGTCAGATTCAGCACTGCCCTTCACTTTTAGCATAACCTCAATGGTCGCAGGATCATTTACCACAATGGCACGAGTAGGGCCTATCAGTTCTAAATATGGATCCTGCGAACCATTACATAAACATAAACAATGGGTAAAGGAAAGGTTAAAAAGAGGTAGAAATTTAGCGGCAAAGTGTCAGCATAACATGTACGGTGTGCGACACAAAAGGATGGACGAAACTATTAACTTAATGATTATGATGAAAAGACCAGGATTGCTAGGCACAAACAACCAGAGCCATCAAGATGTGTACCATTAAAAGTATTTTTATGCCAATGGTTTGCAGATAAAACCTGAAACAATTACAGGCCAGGCTTGAAATGCTTGAAACCATCTAGCACTGGCATGTAAAGGTTTTGGAGTTCTGAATGGTACTTTCAGCATCTAATTAAACAAATGCAGAATGTGTTTTCCTACAGGCTCTGCATGTACTCCACAATTTGGAATAGCTCCCTTATCCCAATATTAAAGATGTAAGAACCGAAGCTAGATGCAAGAACCGAAGCTGATGTGTTGAATCAGTAATTGCCTAATTGGTTTTGTCCAAGTGAACAACACATGTGCCCTCACACAGTAATAtgactattttttttcctgtttgaaaaataaaaaagtgggGGCAACCCCTAAACCTAAAGTGACTCACTGCTCTACCAACTGATGCTCAGCTCTCATATGATGATCTTTACAACATGTCTATCTTAATATTCTTTTCACCTTCTTGCACATAAGTTGATCTGTATAGATGACTCTAATGCAAAGAAAAACCATGGGCTCTGTTTTGTAAGATCACAAAAGGCTGTCATTGACGGAATTGAATGGATTGACTGAGATGGTACATGAGTAAATACAAGTTGGTTGCTAACTTTATACACGAATGCATGGTGATGAAAATTAATAAGGAATACAGGTTCAACTGAAACTTTGTAGAAGATAAGGTGTGATAGGAAGCAAAGCAAGAAACAGCCAAAAGAATGAATGTTGATTAAGAAATGCTGTGAACCTGCTGAGTGAGTGTTTGGCAGTTGTTCCTTGGACGACTGAAGACAATATTGCGTCTTGGTTCAATTGAGTCACGTACAGCAATGATACCAAATACATCGAGCGGAAACTGTAAGCCCCCTCTTATTTCTGCGATCTTAGCTGAAAAGAACTGTAAAGTATGACAGCAACAGGCATGCCGTGGTGGTGAAGGATCATCTGTATAACGCATGGCAGGGATGTGCGCTGCACAATGTTGAAGGATATTTCGTGGGTTAGGATGATATCAACTAGCAGCAGCAGTAATAATAGCAAAAATGACAGTAACTATCATGTGCGGGGTAGAATATCTATTGTAATTTACTGGCCCTACACACACAAAGGCGGAACAAGGGTTGAGCATGGACCCACGTGAAGAATTTTGGGAGAGTCCCTCTGCTGTATGACCTTTTCCGAAGTTCAGCAAGCCAACACCTCAAGTGACCATTGCCCAAATCCATGTACGTACAGGCATACAGCACTAGCTAGGCAGCAACCAATAGCATGCGTACATGAATCTTTACTAGTTCAGCAAGCCAACACCGTTCAGCACTTAAACTCAAATGCCCATTACCCAAATCCATGTACATACAGGCATACAGCACTAGGCAGCAACCAACAGCATGCGTACATGAATCTTTACTGGATAATTACCTAATGCGTGTGTAAACAGTGAAAAATTGTTGACAAATGCAATCATTATAATGTCTACAATAGCACGTTCCTCCACTACTGTACACACATCTATGTATCTAGTGGGATTTAACAAACATCAGGGTAAGTTAGCAATATTACCTTACCAATCGATCCAGATGCAAAACATCGAATGAACCGAATGAACCATTGTTAAGATAATAGATGCAGACGAGTAATCGAGAACTCACTGATGCCATCGAATGAACCGAAGACGTTGGACCATAGAGCCATCCAGAAGCGGCGAAACTGGCTATACTTAGCCCGTAAGGCTTCATCATCCGATCCGAAATCCATCTCCTCATCAGCCTCCCCCTCCGTCTTCCACTCCGCCAGAGCCGCTTCTACCATCGAACGGTAGAGCCCCCCCCTTCCACCACTCAGATTTGTCCCCCTCCGCGTTCTTTTCCACCGAGCGATCCCCATCTTCTTGTGCCCAAATCGCATCCGCCTCAAGACGTTTCTGGGATTGGAGAGGGGCTGACTGAGGCTCAGGGCGGTCTCTCTTCTTGCTGGCTTCCTGTCTCATCAACGCCTCCGGCACCCTCTCCATCTCAAACAGTTCGGGAACGGCAAAATGGATCGTCCTCGCCTCGCCGCTCCGGAAAAAGAAACCCTATATCTGGTGTAGTACGTCTAGCCGCCTCTCGCCCCGGAGGATGCGTAGCGCCAATAATATAGGCCAAACCCTGATGACGAGTTCGTTACGTACGTACAATGCCTTTCGGCCCAATCCACTCGAGAAACGGCCCAAGATATTTTGCCTCCCATAAACTGTAGTCCCGTGAACCGAAAAACCATGGAAAAACTGGCTCATATACTCTTCAACAGTATGGGCTCCCGTGGGGTGGATCTGGCCGTTGTGCTCCTCCTCCGTTGCAACGTCCTGCTACGCGGGGCGGCCTTATTGGCGGCAGCAACTGGGCTCGCGACGGCTTGGGGCGTGGGCGTGCTGCTACCGGCATGCGGGGCCCTTGCTTTTGAGGCCagtgcggcggcgctgccggcaCCCAAGTCCGGTGGCCGCCGTCAGTGCCGTCGTGGGAGGACCCGACCCTTTCTCGTCGCCGGGTGTAGTCACGGTGAGGCGGACGTCATCTCTACTGTGCCTGCTGCAATCTTCATCCTCGCGAGGATCTGCCCGCCGCCGTTTGGTGGTTGTGGGTATGGCGGCCCTTCCTTGGGATATGGCCACTTACTCGACCTCCAGCAGGTCCTCAATACCTCTTTCACGTTGTATGGCAGGAGGTCAATAGATTTCTCGTTGTGGTGATGATATGGTCGTTCAGGAACTACATGCGAAAGTTTTACCTTCCTTGAGGGATTTGCTGTGGTGCTTTTTGCAAGGTCAGCGGTCTTCTAGGTGACAGCCTTACTCTGGCTCGCTGGATGGGCAGCGACGGCGTCTCCACCGTCCTTCTTGGAGACGTCCTCTTGAAAGTCCTTTTAGCCTGACATTCATTACTTAAGGTGGGATGGTAAGTAAGCTACGTGCGAGGCTTGAGATCGTGGGCCATGCACTgcacacgcgcatatttcgcgtgaaaaatcgtgtgacttgtgacttgtgagccgggactaaagatccccctCTGAATGGATTTTTGGAAGATTTGccccctaccaactgggactaaaggcgagtttttTTTGTACCAGTGGCTCCTGCCCGGTCGCCGACCTACCTGTCCTTCCCCTCAACGTCTCCGAATTGGTGGCTTGTGCCGCACCCTGAGCCGACAGGATGCGGCGCCCCCTTTCCGATGGAGATGCTTGGTGGTGCACAACTCCAAGGCAGCGGCCCATCCAGGCTTGGAGCCCCTTCCATGCGCCTCCCACGGCATGTGGCCACGATCGGGACGGCCAGTGGAGGCCCCTCCCAGCGTGCAGACGCGACCAGGGGAAGCCCCTCCGCAGCAACGGTGACTGCTCGAGCCCGAGGTGGACGATGGCGGCGAGGTTGGCATGGTCTTGGCATCATGCGCCGGAGGCGACAGGGAGGACAGTCAGGCACTCAGGCTGCTGtcggagaggaaggagagggcaaTGCAGTCGATCCACAACTTTCCGAATTACatgcaaattttttttatatctttCAGGGAAGGCAAGTTGTTTGAATGAATGAGCCAACCTGGCAGGGCCGATAGGATGCGGCGCCCCCTTTCCGATGGAGATGCTTGGCGGTGCACAGCCCCAAGGCAGCAGCCCATCATGGCTTGGAGCCCCTTCCATGCGCCTCCCACGGCACGTGGCCACGACCGGGATGGCCAGTGCAGACGCGATCAGGGGAAGCCCCTTCGCAGCAACGGTGACTGCTCGAGCCCGAGGTGGACAATGGTGTTGAGGTTGGCATGGTCTTGGCATCGTGTGCCGGAGGTGACAGGGAGGACAATCAGGCACTCAGGCTGTTGtcggagaggaaggagagggcaaTGGAGTTGATTCCACGACTTTCTGAATTACATGCGAATTTTTTTATATCTTCCGAAGAAGCCAAGTTTTTTGAACAAATGAGCCAACCtggtttagaaaaaaaaatacatacaCACTATTTCTTATTCTATGAGCCCCACGTTGCTCTCACCCAGGCGgcacccccaaaccctagccgccgccaccccaaTCCCCAGCCTCTCGCCTCGCTGCCGCCAGAGCTCGACACCGGAAGCCCGCATGAGGGCTAGGATGGCAATAGCAGGGCTGCTTTTGCTGGCTCAAGGTGAGACCCGACGGATCTAAGTCGCGACAACGGCACGGCTGCAGTGGCGGAAGAAGACCCGCGCGCTGGATCAAGGGTGTGTGGGCAGTGGTGGTCGTATGGAGGACTTGCGGCATGAAGGAGGCCCTACGGCGTGGGCCCTAGTGGCAGGGCTGCAATGGCGAAGGTAGCCTGATGACAACGACGCGGAGCAAGGTGACGCTTCGACGGTCCCGTGCCGCTGTCGGCGGAAGCGGTCGTGTGCAGAGGTGGCCGCGTGCGTCAAGGATGCAGTTTGAAGGCATCGTGGTGGTAGTTAGGGGTGGTCTACACAGGGCTTGTTAGTGGCACCATGGTGGTGTGGCTTGCGCCGGTCGGAGCGAGGGGGCACCACTAACGCCATGGAGGTGTGGCTGGTGGTACCGAGCCACCTTGCTTGCGATATAGGTGCTGCAGAGGTGGTAGCGGACGGTGCCAGAGTTACCTCACATGCGTTGCTAGCGGTTGCTGTGACGGTGGCCACGGGTTGAGGCGCGACGGTGTTGAAGGAGCTCGTGCTTGGGCCATGATAGCGATGGAGAGTTTTGCACCCAAAGTGCATAGGTGGTGGGCTGACTTGGATGTGGTGGCTCCCGTGCGTGTGGTGGGCAATTTGCTGATTTTGCCTTGGCTGCGTTGGAGCTGCGACGGTTGTGGCAAGGGGTGCTTTCCAGGCAAAAGTCTTGCTTGACCCATGCTAGGCCAGCAATAGCGGCGTTTTTGTAGATGTCGTGCTCCCTCCTTAGGGGTGTTGTCGAGGTACCCTCCTCTTCCTGATGGGATTCTCCAGGTGAAAACCTTGGCTGAGATCTCTCAGGCAGGCGGCGATAGCATTTTCGACGTCATTTCTATCATGGAAGTATCGTCTTTGGAGATCCTATTCTGACCTTCTTCTCGGCAGCTTTTCATCGACATTGTGGTGCTCTTGGCTATCAAGATGGTAGGGTTATGCGTGGGACGAGTGGATCCTCCTTCTCTCTCGCCCTCTCACCTCGCAACCTCTGCCTGTGTTGACGGTCGGGGGCCCGCACGTTCCGGTGGAGTGCTGCCTAGTTAGAGTTCAGCGATGCGTTTGCAACTCCACGTTGGTCTAGCGGCGATTGGTCACGCATTGTGGCAGCCGGCTTGGTACTAGGTGCTAAGTTCTTTCCCTTGGCGGATCGTTGCTATCATCAGTGCACGTTGTTCTCATTCTTCAGGCTGAGTTGCTCATCCAATAGGAACGTTATGTATGGAGTGACGTAATATGTGTGGTATAAGTTGATGTTCTAATCCAACCGATCGGATCCGGTCGCGTTGAACTTCCGATCCAACcaatcaaatttaatttattttttaatcttctttttttttcaatgtaaACGTAGTTTCATGCGCGGTTGTTAAAAGACACGCACGACCGCATCCGCCGCGCTCGACCGCATTCCGTTACAACGCGTGTCCAGACCCAAGGGCTGTACGGGTCCACGTGATAAAGCGCCGGGCCCTTCTCGCGTCGCCTCCCGAAGTTTCCAGAGTCGAGCCGAGTCCCGTCGTCCCGACTAATCAAAGGGctcaaacccccccccccccccccccccccccccccccaaaaaaaaaaaaaagctcccgACTGATCCGGCCTCGTTTGCGGTAAGCGTGTGCGTGCTCCTTTCTCGCAGTTTTTGCCTCGCAGATTAGTTTTCTAATTTTTTGAAATGGGGCCAGATTAGTTGTCAGCTTTGACGAGTATAGCTGTTTTGGGAATGGCTCGTCGTTGGATGTTAATTAGCCAGACAAGTCGTTTGTTTTTCCTAGATGATTGGCGATGGTTCTGCTGCGAAAATTGTTGGATCGTTGACGCGTTTCGTTAGTTTTTCTCAGTTTGCTCGTGATCTTGTAGTTGGTTCTGCGTAAGTACTCTGAGGATTCGTATCCTTGATGAAGCTAATTGTGTTACGTGGTTCTATATTACTATCTGGCTTCGCGGTGGTAATCTGTTGAGATGTACCCATTATTTAGCTGCTAATTATATCCAGGATTCTACATTTCTACACTCAGATGGTTGAGGATCGGCAGTTAGTTTGCTGAAAATTGCTAATTTTACCTAGGATTCTACTATTTGATTCGCGgttgctggccgccgccgccgccgccgggtgggATGGCTCGGTCATGTGGTGAGAAGAGAGCGAATCGAATCGAGACGTCCCGATATCTGTCGTTTTAAAAGTCAGGCCTCCGTAGATGATTATTTTTTTCCGGTGGTAATCGTTAAAACCGCTGGTATTTAAAATTGGATTACCCCTCTTCCAAACAGATTTTTGGAGCTAGACTTGTAAAAAAATCAGGAGTTGTATTTTACAGAGGTTTTGGGACTAAAACCAGCcttccaaacatgccctaaaagGTAGTTTTTAGGGAGAGAGTGATGAGATAGAAAGCTTTGCTTTTCTTAAAAGTTGGGTACTTTATGCTTAAGCTGTTCCATATATTGATGTCTTCTTGAAAGTCTTTCTTTGTGCATCTACAGATCTACTGTTCCATTAGGAAGTTACTGATGTCTAATAAGATGATTCATTAGCACCACTGCATTGATCTAACTATAGTTTTTTTCTGCTCATGTTATTGATTTATCCTAGATCAATATGAGAAGGGGTTACAGTTACAGTCCTTCGCCACCAAGGGGTTACAGGAGAAGGGCTCGCAGCCCGACTCCCCGTGATTATAATGGTGACCGTGGTAGAGATCTACCAACCAGTCTTTTGGTCAGGAATCTCCGTCGGGACTGCAGGTAAATATTTGTCCAACTTTCACTTTCTGCTGTAATTACAGCTATAGAGCTTGTTGCTGTATAACAGATAGTTTGTTAATCTACATATTCAAACTCAATTCAGTGCCTTGCATGCTCAGAAACTAATTGAAGTGCAAATCTGCAATGTTCCCGTTTGTTTTGTTCATTAAGGGAATCTTGTCTTGTAGACCTAGCAAATCATTTGAATAGAGCCTGAAGCTAGGATAACTTATGTAACGCCAGTTATTTTCTATTTATACAATTCTAGGATTCTTCTTCCTTAATGGATAATAGTGGTATAGGTTCCAAAGATGTATCCGGTTGACCAGTGTTACCACATCGGCCGTGCCTGTACACGTGAGATTTTGCCAAGAGCCAAATCGATATTCAGTTAGTTTTGGCACCTTAGTGATTTCTCTCTATTTATTCTCTCTTTGCGTTTTCTAGCGCTTATTATTCAGTTATGGTTCCCATGTGCATGCCCTGGCGATCATAGGTAGCGTCTCAAAAGAGACTTCCTTCTTCCTGTATTTTGTCACCTTCTAATGTACAGTACATTGATAATTGATTTCAGGCCAGAAGACCTTCGTCGCCCATTCGCACAGTTTGGTCGAGTTAAAGATATATATCTCCCAAGAGATTATTACACTGGGTAAGAAACTAACCTAGATTGTTGCCAATGGGCTTCTGTGACTGAGAAGCTACTTGTAAAAACGTAGCTCTCGCTTCAACTTTGTGTCTTTGTGGCATTGCACAAGTTGTTGCAGCCCTATGAAAAGATGTATTTATGTCATTGCGGTATTGACATAGAACCTTTGAAGATGGTTACTTTTTCCCACCTCTTGAGATAACGTGAAAATAATTGTTTGAAGACACAAGTCTAAAAGATTACTGTTGAACAGAAGGAAGAAATAGAGAATTTCAATTAAGTGATCTGCAACTTAAAAGAGTACCCAGTACTATTCAAGAGAAGGGAAGAATTATATTTACAAGTTTAAGAGATACTCAAGTCATGAAGAGTTTCAAGTTTGTATTGGAACTCACTTGGGTGCAAGGTCAGCAGCAACCTAGTGCACTTTTACCTGTTTAACTTAagtttttttcttatttctatCAGCAACCATGTGAAACATCCATATAGTTTTACCAGTTCGATATCTGGTCTGCTCTGAAATACTAATTCTAACCTGATATCTTTGAAAAATGAGTGTGATTTTTTTAGAACTCTGATAAGAGAATTTTCTTGAGCTCCGCTACAGGGAGCCCCGAGGATTTGGGTTTGTGCAGTTTTATGATCCTGAAGATGCTGCTGATGCAAAGTACTACATGGATGGGCAAATAGTTCTTGGCAGGCAAATAACTGTTGTATTTGCGGAGGAGAATAGGAAGAAGCCTCAGGAGATGAGAGCTAGGGACAGAGTCAGGTTTGTTGATTCTTCCCAGTGCGACTACCTTGCTACTGAATGGCACATTGTTTCTCTATTCATTGTTTGCTGCCCATTGCAGAGGTCGTTCCTATGACCGGAGATATTCTCGCTCTAGGTCCCCTCCTTATTCTAGGGGCCGTTCTCCTTCACGCAGCTACTCGAGGTATGTGTGCCCCTTGTATCTTGGTCTTAAAGGGTATCGAATTCTCGTTGATACAATTCAAATGTGCTTCATTGATAGGTCTCCTTCACCTCCGAATCCAAAACACAGGCTCAGGGAGAGGTCCTACTCACGCTCACCTGTTGACAGCAGATCAAGAAGCGGGAGCCCCTATGAGGAGCGATACCGCAGATCCTCACCAAGAGAGAGGTCTCTCCCTGTTAGCGGATGAAGTAGTCTTATGATCTGGAGCTACTACTGTGAAATCAGCGCTTGCCGAGTGGTGACCTACTTGCTGTGTATTTCTGAACCATATGATCTGTGGTGTATCCAAGATAATTCCCAGTAGTATCGACAGACTATCGTCAGAGTATGGCAATTCAGAACGTTTGTTACCAATTCGGACCATCTGTTGTCTGTAGAGTGATTGCTTTGGGTGTAATAGGCTGGTTTACGGTATGAATAAAGTTGGTTGGATTACGATAGCTGTGTGATGCGCTGGGGTTGAACAATTTACACGGCCGAGTTATGGTAACGTTGGATCTCGATCATTTGAAACCATTTCATGCCTGCGCACCAAGATAGACATGGGTGGCTATCAGACGTGATCGATCTTGCACAGATGCAAAGTACTGTTAGGTGTCAGAAACACGAGAAGATAATCATTAGCAACTCGTCTGTCAGCTGCCATTGTACGTACACCTTCTCCGCTGTCGTTCCGGCCTTCCGGGTTAATCATTAACTGGGCTGTATCGCACGGAGGCGCGGTTGTGGGTTGGGCTCCAGCAACTCCCTCCTTCAGCGCGTGCGCACGCCgagttgggttgggttgggctcCAGCAACCCGTCCAGCCTGTGGGCTGCTGCGGTCGCGCACGCGCGGCGAAGCGAGGATTCAGGAGCGCGCGCTCCTCGACCACGACCCACCACCCCGCAGCCTTGCCCGGACGCGCCCGTGCTAAACAAAAGCCACGGCGTTGACACGCTGGCAGAAAGCGCCGAGGCGGCCACTCGATCGACCGGcagcgccggccgcgcgcgtgtgcGGGAGTGGCGCGGCGTGCCCGTGTGAACGAGCCTCGCATGATGGACAGCGCGCGCGGGTTGTTTCCATCTGACCGTCCGAGCCAGCAGGTACCCCAAAGTGAGGAATGCGTGCGTGCAACCACGAGTCATGAGTGAATGCGGCCACGAGGATCGTGACGACCTGGAGTACGTGTCTGTGTGACCGCAGTACAAGACGCCACGAACGTGTCGAGTCCGGGGCACGGCAAGGCAAGCGGTGCCCGTTCCGACGTTCCGGCCGGCACACGGATTCGTGGACCTCGCGTCGCGCGCCCCGCGTTCAACTATTGTCAACTTGTTGGACTTTGGTAACGAGAACAAGTTTGGCAACCGGAAAACCACCCGTTAACGTTCCAAACCCCCTCAAAAGTCTCCGTGCCATGGAACTAGTAGGCGGCTTGTTTATTACTCTACATCTTTGATTTTGACCTTTCATAGCGTCTGTCCGATGAAACCATGCGTCGAGATTGGCCCGAGAACCGCGCGCCAGCTCGGCACAGGAGTCACCCCAAGTCGTAGGTCTCCTTCACACGGACGTGACGTAGACTTCGTTTAATTTGCTCGAAGACTAGCGACACACTGCTTTTAATGACTTCCTGGTCTTTTCACTCTTTGCATCCGTAAGTCCTGGTAGACCTACTAACTCGAAGCACCCTAGCTActaaccctttttttttccatgtctGCTGAAAGAGTAATTGTGGGAATAAAATCAATCTATTCCATAGCAACGTGCGTCTATACATATGGAGGCCGGGGT harbors:
- the LOC117845871 gene encoding uncharacterized protein, encoding MRFGHKKMGIARWKRTRRGTNLSGGRGGLYRSMVEAALAEWKTEGEADEEMDFGSDDEALRAKYSQFRRFWMALWSNVFGSFDGITHIPAMRYTDDPSPPRHACCCHTLQFFSAKIAEIRGGLQFPLDVFGIIAVRDSIEPRRNIVFSRPRNNCQTLTQQDPYLELIGPTRAIVVNDPATIEVMLKVKGSAESDDRILCIQAEQLRVSPTIQCQRLLERAFISKRSTVFFTLGQIRSSVEATIFVRVMGGSWRCGFHGQFGARVTRDPRGRAPDTSIDYEKVTLLVCEDLVEQSRVTDSGDILLSRRVLSAVAGGKLIVFVRAWQDDGNIVRNEAVFTPKKAGRSTSDKLEFGFCTMEVTVAWSLISFRE
- the LOC117842751 gene encoding serine/arginine-rich SC35-like splicing factor SCL33, which translates into the protein MRRGYSYSPSPPRGYRRRARSPTPRDYNGDRGRDLPTSLLVRNLRRDCRPEDLRRPFAQFGRVKDIYLPRDYYTGEPRGFGFVQFYDPEDAADAKYYMDGQIVLGRQITVVFAEENRKKPQEMRARDRVRGRSYDRRYSRSRSPPYSRGRSPSRSYSRSPSPPNPKHRLRERSYSRSPVDSRSRSGSPYEERYRRSSPRERSLPVSG